AATCGAAATCATCACCCCCGAAGAGCTGGAAAAAATCCGCACCACCGGAGCCATCCGCACCGACTTCATTCTGTCTGCGGAAATCATGGCCATCGCCTACGCGGTCGTTGCGGCAGAGCCATTCCTGATCCAATTTGGGGTGCTTCTGTTCGTGGCCCTGGCCATCACGGGCGGTGTTTACGGCTTCGTCGGCTTCATCGTGAAGATGGACGATATCGGCCTCCATCTGGCGCAGGATCAATACCACAAGGCCATGCAGAAAGTCGGTCGCGCCATGATCAAGGGAATGCCCGCCCTGCTCGTCGCGCTCAGCTATATCGGCACCGCCGCGATGCTCTGGGTCGGCGGCGGCATCATTATCCACGCCATCCCCGTACTTCACCATGAAATGCAGCATCTGGTCCACGGCCTGCATCTGGAGGGTCTGGCCGCGTGGGGACTCGAAGCGTCATTGAGCCTGATCTTCGGGATCGTCATCGGCTTCTTCGTCGTCCAGATCGTCGAGCGCACGAAAAAATACTGGCCTGAAAAAGCGCCTACAGCCGAATAATCTTTATTCTATTCCATGCTGCACAAAAGTGTGGGTAATGATTTTCTAATATAAAATGGGGATAAATGTTCCCATCGTCCGGGTTCGTGCAGATTCTCGTTTCGCCCATGTTAAATAAAAAGTGAGCAATAAAATATAACTAAAATACTGCAAGTTTCTTAAATCTCATGCGCATAGGATTAATCACAAATAAAGCGTCACTCCTGTTCTTCTGCGCTTTTTTGTCGCTCTATTTTTCCTCCGCGGCTCATGCGGGCCTCGGTGCTTCGGTTACGCTGTCGAGCGGGCAGCCGACCTCGATTAACCCCGGCGAAACCACGCAGCTTGAAATCACCCTTTCGAACAGCAATACGACCGCGCCGATCAATAATGTCGATTTTTCCAATCTTCTGCCGGGGACGTTGCCGGACGGATTGAAAATATCGGGAGCGGCCACATATACGTGTACCGATCCGTCGATCCCGGCGACGAATCCGGGATCGGGAACCCTGACGACAGTCATCGGAACACAGACCATTACACTGGATGACGGGATCATTCCCGCACGGGATGCGGGGAGCAGCACGGACGGAACCTGTACCATCATCATTCCCGTCACCGCCGGAACGTCCGATGGAACGGCCCAGACCTATAATTACCAGATCGCCAGCGGCGCCGTCACCGGAAACGATGGCGGCGCGGTTTCCAACAGCGGCGCGGTCAACCAGAGCATCAACGTGTTGGCGATTTCAAGGCCGGTGGTCACAAAATCATTCGCCAGCTCGACGCTTGTTTTGGGCGGAGCGGCGACAACACTGACGATTACCATCAGCAACCCTGCATCGATCGACCTTCCCAACTTCGATATCACGGACAATTTCCCGCTTCCGGGTGCGGGGCTTTCCTATATACAGGTCGCCGCAACACCCGGCGCAACATCAACCTGCACGGGCGGGGGAACGCCTCCGGCTTTCACGCCTTCCGCCGGAGACGGGTCGATCACGGCCACGGGCGGAACGATTGTCGCGGCGGGAAGCTGTACGATCACCGTTCAGGTCGAGGCCCGTCATACGGACGGGGATTATCAGACCGCCTTTCAAACCAATCTGATCGACGGCGGAACGGATTTCAGCAACGATCTGGGCATTCAGCCGCTGGATGCCAGTGCACAGGTCCGCACGCGCTCTCCGCTGGCCGTAACAAAATCCTTTGATAACCTCGCGATTGCCAGCGGGCAAAGCGACGATCTGGATATTACCTTCACAAACAGCGGTGATTCTGCGCTGGTAATCAATTCCTTTACCGACAGCCCGATTGACGGGGTCGGTAATCTGACTTACGGGCTGAAGGTCAACGGCATCCCCTCCATGAGTTGCACCGGCGGCGGAACGCCGGGAACTTTTGCACGAACCGCTAACGATCTGGGCGTCACACAAACCGCCGATACCACGGTTGCCGCCGGACAAAGCTGTACGCTGACCGTTAATTTCACGGCGACGGCGCAAACGCCCAACGTCCCGATCTCCTTTACCAATACGATTGCCGAAGGCGCCGTTGGAACAGTGACAGCCGGAATCGTCTCGCAATCCACATCCGCCTCAATACTGGTTTCGGACGAGTTGCGGATCTTAAAATCGGTCACACCGTCCAATCCCGCCCCCGGCAACCCGGTGCGCTATCAGGTCACCGTCCAGAACTGGTCGGCTGCCGCCATCAATAATATTGAGACGATTGACACCTTAACGAACGGCCAGACTTTCCTGACCGGAACGATCAACGGGCTGACCTTCACGCCCAGCCTCTCAGGCACAGGGTGTTCAGGTTTGACCGTCCCCACAGCCGTCGGCGCCAGTTCGGTTTCGCTGACCATCGGCACCCTGCCCGCCCGCACGTCCTCCTTCGTGCCCGGAAGCTGTGTGATCACCTTCTGGGCAATGACGGACAGCGGCGCGGCGAACGGAGCCGCCGTGAATAACATCCTGGGGGCCGGAGACGTTTGCTACAACGCGGGCGCGACGTGTAACGGCTCGGCTTCGAATTCAACCTCCTCATCCGTCAACGCCAATACCCTGACCGCCAGTAAGGTTTTTTCTCCCGCAGGGCCGCTATCCGAAAACTCCGTTTCGACGATGACGATCACCCTGACGAATATCTCGGCCAATACGATCACTGCCGCTTCGGTCAGCGACAGCCTGCCTGCGGCCAATATCGGAACGGGGCAACTGCGAATTGCCAGTCCTCCCAACGCCTCCACCACCTGCAGCGGCAGCCCGACGATTACGGCTGTTGCGGGAACAACCTCCATCACCATGAACGGCGCGACGATTCCGGCGCGGGCCAGCAACGGGACAGGATCATCGGGCACATGCACCCTGCAAGTCGATGTCACCGGTCCGGCGGGGGTTTACGACAATACGGCGGTGGCGGCGGGAACCCAAACTTACGGGGACGGAACGACCGATCCGGTCGGCCCCGTTAACTCGAATACGCGCAGCATCACTTTCACTTCCTCTCTGTCCGCGACGAAAAGCTTCCTGCCCACCAGCATTTCCTCCGGCGGGCAATCGACGGTTACGGTGCGGCTCAGCAATTCGGGGGCGATCCCGATTACCGGGCTTAGCCTCACCGACCCCCTGCCCGCAGGTATGACTCTGGCCAATCCGGTGAACGCGCAAACCACCTGCGCCGGGGCGACGTCCTTTACGGGCAGCAGCGGGGATTCCTCGATCACGATGACGGGCGCAGAAATCGCGGGCAGCGGAACCTGCGATGTGCTTTTTGACGTGGTGGCCACGGGCTCCGCGAATTGGGTCAATACTATTCCCGCCGGAAACATTCTGGCCGATGGCGGCGCGGCCAATCAGACGCCCGTCACGGGGACGTTGAATTTCAACGCACCGACCGGAATCACCGTCGCAAAGGCTACTGCCCCCAGCACACTCACCTTCCCGGGACAGACCAGTGTTCTGACGGTCACGCTTACGAACGGGACCACGGCGGTCACCGACTTGTCCTTTACCGACTATTTCACGACAGACGGAACATCGGGTGCCTCGGCAAACGGGATGCGGATCGCGGCGACGCCGAGCGCCTCGACCACCTGCCCCGGAGGAACAGTCAGCGCGACGCCCGATGGAACGTCGTTTTCCTTGTCGGGAGCATCTCTATCGGCAAGCGGAGCCTGTACGGTCACGCTGAACGTGACCTCGGTCGTTGTGGGAGGGATTACGAACTTCATTCCCATCGGCAGCGTGACGACCGATCAGGCGCTGTCCAACAGCGGCGCGGCCACTACGAGCCTGACGACGCAGGGCAATCTTGGCATTACGAAGAAATTCACGCCGAACGTGATTCAACCCGGCGAACGTTCGCGCCTGCGGATTACGGTCTACAACCCGACCTCCCAACCTGCGGTGAGTATTTCCGTCACCGATAATCTTCCTGCCGGCGTGACGGTCCCCTCCGGGGCCAACCCGACGACGACCTGCACCGGGGCGAGCATCAGCACGCCCACCACTTCGCAAATTATCGTCAGCGGCGCCAGCCTCCCGGCGGCTTCGGGCAGTACGGCGCAGACCTGTTACGCCGAGATCGACGTGACCTCAAGTGTCGCAGGCGACCACACCAATACCATTCCAATCGGCGGCGTCACCGGAACGATCGGCGGAATCTCCGCACAAAACTCGCAACCCGCCAGCGACATCCTGCGGGTGAAACAGCCGCTCTCCATCCATAAGGCCATCGGCGGATTTACGCTAGATGCCGGCAACCCCTCGGGCTTTACGACCGGATCGACCAGCCGCTCCGCCGGAGCCACGGCGCCTCTGGTGATTTCCCTGACGAATCCGAATACCGCCCCTTTAACGCAAGCCTCGCTCACGGACAATCTGCCTTCGGGTCTGGTCATCGCCCAAACACCTGCGGCTTCGACCACCTGCGCGGGCGGGACCGTCACGGCGCAAGCTTCGACAGCTGTTCTGTCCCTCACCGGCGCGATAATCCCGGCCAGCGGCTCCTGTACGGTCACCGTCAATGTCCTGAGCAATATTACCGGTACCTATACGAATACGATCGCGGCGGGCGCTGTCTCGACGCTTGAGGGCGTCACGAACGATGAGCCGACGAGCGCGGAACTCACGATTTCCTCGCCCCCTGAAGTGAGAAAGGAATTCTCCCCGGCGGCTATCCCCTCCGGCGGAACGTCCACAATGACGATTGATTTTGTCAACGATAACGACGTAGCCTTGACGCTGACGGCGATCTTTACCGATACGCTGCCCACCTCGCCCGGCGCGGTCGTTGTCGCGGCAACGCCGAATGTCTCGACCACCTGTCCGGGCGCCGTGACCGCCGTAGCGGGCGCCGGAAGCATCAGCTACGCCAATGGGGCATCTATTCCCATCGGCGGCTGCAGTATCAGCGTCGATGTCACGGCCACGACCGTCGGCGTTCATACGAACAATATCCCCGCTGGAGCCTTGCAGACCAACCTTGGCAACAACCCCGCTCCGGCCAATGCGGAACTGACCGTCACGACGCTGGGCTATATCGCCGGACGCGTATTCAAGGATCACAACGTGACCCCGAACGGCACTTACGAGTCCGGTACGGACGATCCGATCAACGGCGTGACGGTGCAACTCCGCTCCGGTGCGAACTGTTCGGGGGCTTTGATCTCCAGCACCTCGACCTCTGCAACGGGCAGCTATATCTTCACGGGTCTGGCCGCGGGAACCTATTCCGTGTGCGAACCGACGCAACCGACCGGGACCGTGAACGGCATCACCACCGCCGGAGCCATACTCCCGACCAACGGCAGCACGGGCACGGCGGGAACGGCGTCCAACCCGACGGCAACCACCAGCCAGATTATCGGCATCGTCCTGAACGGCGATGGCGGCGGCGGGGAAATATCCGGCTCGACGGGCAACGATTTCGCTGAAGTGGTGCGGTCTTCCATTTCGGGACGCGTTTTTAGAGACGTCAACAATAACGGCGCCCAGAACGGAGCCGATACCGGCATCTCCGGCGTAAGCATCCAGCTTCTCGACAGCGGGAATACGGTGATCGCTACGGCCACGACCGATGCCAATGGGGATTACAGTTTCACCAATCTTGATCCCGGAACCTATTCGGTGCGCGAACCCACGCAACCCGCAAGCACCAGCAACGGCATCACCACCCCCGGCACAGTCGATAACGGCGGCACAGCAGGAACGGCCACAGCGGTCGGCGTGGTCCCCAGCGTTATCAACACGATCATCCTGCCCCCCAACACGGCGGCGAACGACAATAACTTCGCTGAAATCCCTAACGGGCGCTCTATCACGGGCCTGGCCTTCCTAGATTACGATAATGACGCCGCCGAGGACGGGGTGGATTACGGCCTTTCAGGCGTGACGGTTAATCTGACGGGAACGGATATCAACGGTGCGCCTGTTTCATCCAGTACGGTCACGCTTTCGGATGGAACTTTCAGTTTCACCGGTTTGGCTGAGGGAACCTATACGCTTTCGCAGGCCACCCAGCCCGCCGGAACGACCAACGGCACGACGACCGCCGGAACCACGGGCGGCGCGGCCAGCAACCCGACCGCCACAACCAGCCAGATATTGAATCTTGACCTCACAGGCGCGAACACGCTTTCGGCGGCCAACCTGTTCCCTGAAATCCCTTCGGCTTCCCCCGATCTGACCATCGTCAAGACGCACAGCCCATCGAGCTTCGCCGCCGGATCGTCTACGGGAATCTTCACGATCACACCGAGCAATATCGGCGCAGCCCCGACCAGCGGCACGATCACGCTCAGCGATACACTTCCGGCGGGGCTGACTCTGGCTTCCGTCCCCAGCGGGACCGGATGGACCTGCTCCGGCACGGTAGGCGGCTCGAGCTTCACCTGCACGACGACCAGCGTGATCGCTGCGGCCTCGAACGGAAACGCTGTGTCCCTCCGCGCTCAGGTGGCTTCCGGCGCCTCCGGCCAACTCCTGACCAATCAGGCGGTGATTTCCGGCGGCGGCGAACCCGCAGGCTTTAACGGCAACAACACGGCAACCGATACAGTCGGCATCGCCAGTGCTGCGACCGTGTCCGGGACGGTCTGGCGCGATGACGACCACGACCGTCAGATTGACGGCGGGGAAGACTTGATCGAAGGCTGGATTGTCGAACTGGTGCTGGGCGGTACAGTGATCGACAGCACGACCACCGCTGCGGACGGAACCTATACACTGACCACCGTATCCCCCGGCTCCGGTTATGAAATCCGCTTCAAGGAGCCGAATTCCGGTATCGTCTTTGGCAATGCAGTGACGAATGAACAGGGCATTGCGCCCGTGGCCAATACCCGGGATACCGGAGGCTCGACGGCCAACGGGGGAACGAACGCCGGAAACCCGGCCGGCGCGGATACGACCACCGTCACCGGAACGCTCACGGATCTGACCATTCTGGCCGGAGATAATATCATCGAGCAGTCCCTGCCGCTTGATCCGGCGGGGATTGTTTATAACGCCGTCACACGCACCCCAGTGCAAGGCGCAGTAGTCACGATCACCGGCCCCGGCGGATTTAATCCGGCAACCGATCTGGTCGGCGGTGCGCCCGCTCAAGCCGTAACGACAGGCGCGAATGGTTTTTATCAGTTCCTGCTGACCCCCGGAGCGCCTGCGGGAACCTACACGCTTGCGGTCACGACCTATCCCGCCGGATTCACCCCCGTCCCCTCGACACTTATCCCCGTCTGTACCGGGCCTTTAACCGTGGATGCCGCGCCCGACCCCGCCGAAGTCCATGACAGCCCTAACCCGCCCGATACCGGGGATGCTGTGCAGAGCGGCGGCGCCTGTCCGGCCAGCACGGGTGCTTTCGCCCCGGTGGATCAGGCGACGACACAGCACTACTTCTCCTTTGTCATCAACCCCGCCGTCTCCGGCGACGTGGTGAACAACCATATTCCTCTCGATCCGATTAACGCGGGCGATATCGTCATCAGCAAGACCACGCCGATCGTGAATACGAATATCGGGCAGTTCGTGCCCTATACGATCACGCTGCGGAACACGACCGCCAATCCCTTCACGGGCCTTGATGTCCGCGATACGATCCCCGCCGGGTTCAAATTCGTTGAGGGCAGCGGCAGCCTGGATGGGGTCAAACTTCAACCCACCGTCAGCGGCCGCGCCGTGACGTGGCTCAATCAAGACCTCGCCGCAAACCAGACCAGGAAATACAAGATGATCCTGATTGTCGGTTCCGGCGTCCAGCCGGGAGAGTATACGAACCGTGTTCAGGCGTTTAACGGTGCGACGGCTGTGACGAACCTCGCCACCGCAACGGTGCGGATCATCCCCGACCCCGTCTTCGATTGCTCGGACCTGATCGGCAAGGTATTCGATGATACCAACCGCAACGGCTATCAGGATGAGGGCGAGAAGGGCATTCCCAACGTGCGTCTGGCCACGGTCAACGGCGTTCTGGTCACGACCGATGAGCATGGGCGCTATCACGTCGCCTGCGGCGATATCCCCGATGAGGAGCGCGGCAGCAATTTCATCATGAAGGTGGATGTGCGGACCCTGCCGACCGGATACCGCCTGACCACGGAAAACCCCGGCATGGTGCGGATGACCCGCGGGAAAATGGCCAAGCTCAATTTCGGCGCCGCCATCCACCGCGTTGTGCGGATCGATATGACGGATGAGGCCTTCATCTCCGGCGAAATCGAACTCAGGCCGGAATGGAAGAGCCAGCTTGTCCTGCTTCCTGAGCAGCTTAAATCCGGCCCGTCGGTTGTGCGGTTTTCCTATAAGGCGGAAATCAGCAATGAAAAACTGGCCCACAAGCGCCTTAAAAACGTCATCAAAATTCTGCGTCAGGAGTGGAAAGGAAAAGACTGCTGCCATGAAATCATGATCGAGGAAGAGCTTATTCTCCCCTCCTCTAAAGAAAATAATAAGGCGGGCGCACAATGAAAAAGCTTCTTCTCCTTAGCACAGCCGCTCTCGCCCTTGGCAGCACCGCCTTCGCCTCAAAAACCTCAGCGCAGGACCACTGCGAAGGCGAAGGCTTTTGTCAGCCTCCGGCCAGCATCGGCAAGCAGTCGATGGACTCTCATGTTTCAACGCCTGCCCTGCTCCCTGAAGCCCCACCGAATACCGAACGCAGGGACGAAACAGTCGAGCGTCCGCCTCACGGACACGCACAAGCGCAATCCTGTCTGAACGCGAAGGACGGCGCCCATGCGGTGGACACGCCGTTCAGGATTTCCATCGATGGTGCGCCCTTGAGCGGTTTAGATGCCCTGAACAGCGCGGATGTTATACGCTGCAAGGATATGGCGCTGGAGCAAGCCGATATCCAGTTGCGCTACGAAGTCTTTGAAAAAAATCAGGCTTTGAACGTGACCGCTGTGCCTCAGGCCATCGTGCGCGGCGA
The sequence above is drawn from the Alphaproteobacteria bacterium genome and encodes:
- a CDS encoding DUF808 domain-containing protein, which gives rise to MSSGLLALLDDIAAIVKVTAATIDDVALQAAKASSKAAGVVIDDAAVTPKYVVGLSPSRELPIIWNIAKGSLKNKLVVLLPAMLVLGTFAPWAVAPLLAFGGAFLCFEGYEKLHHIVHVWLHGEEHHQDEEIEIITPEELEKIRTTGAIRTDFILSAEIMAIAYAVVAAEPFLIQFGVLLFVALAITGGVYGFVGFIVKMDDIGLHLAQDQYHKAMQKVGRAMIKGMPALLVALSYIGTAAMLWVGGGIIIHAIPVLHHEMQHLVHGLHLEGLAAWGLEASLSLIFGIVIGFFVVQIVERTKKYWPEKAPTAE
- a CDS encoding DUF11 domain-containing protein, which translates into the protein MSLYFSSAAHAGLGASVTLSSGQPTSINPGETTQLEITLSNSNTTAPINNVDFSNLLPGTLPDGLKISGAATYTCTDPSIPATNPGSGTLTTVIGTQTITLDDGIIPARDAGSSTDGTCTIIIPVTAGTSDGTAQTYNYQIASGAVTGNDGGAVSNSGAVNQSINVLAISRPVVTKSFASSTLVLGGAATTLTITISNPASIDLPNFDITDNFPLPGAGLSYIQVAATPGATSTCTGGGTPPAFTPSAGDGSITATGGTIVAAGSCTITVQVEARHTDGDYQTAFQTNLIDGGTDFSNDLGIQPLDASAQVRTRSPLAVTKSFDNLAIASGQSDDLDITFTNSGDSALVINSFTDSPIDGVGNLTYGLKVNGIPSMSCTGGGTPGTFARTANDLGVTQTADTTVAAGQSCTLTVNFTATAQTPNVPISFTNTIAEGAVGTVTAGIVSQSTSASILVSDELRILKSVTPSNPAPGNPVRYQVTVQNWSAAAINNIETIDTLTNGQTFLTGTINGLTFTPSLSGTGCSGLTVPTAVGASSVSLTIGTLPARTSSFVPGSCVITFWAMTDSGAANGAAVNNILGAGDVCYNAGATCNGSASNSTSSSVNANTLTASKVFSPAGPLSENSVSTMTITLTNISANTITAASVSDSLPAANIGTGQLRIASPPNASTTCSGSPTITAVAGTTSITMNGATIPARASNGTGSSGTCTLQVDVTGPAGVYDNTAVAAGTQTYGDGTTDPVGPVNSNTRSITFTSSLSATKSFLPTSISSGGQSTVTVRLSNSGAIPITGLSLTDPLPAGMTLANPVNAQTTCAGATSFTGSSGDSSITMTGAEIAGSGTCDVLFDVVATGSANWVNTIPAGNILADGGAANQTPVTGTLNFNAPTGITVAKATAPSTLTFPGQTSVLTVTLTNGTTAVTDLSFTDYFTTDGTSGASANGMRIAATPSASTTCPGGTVSATPDGTSFSLSGASLSASGACTVTLNVTSVVVGGITNFIPIGSVTTDQALSNSGAATTSLTTQGNLGITKKFTPNVIQPGERSRLRITVYNPTSQPAVSISVTDNLPAGVTVPSGANPTTTCTGASISTPTTSQIIVSGASLPAASGSTAQTCYAEIDVTSSVAGDHTNTIPIGGVTGTIGGISAQNSQPASDILRVKQPLSIHKAIGGFTLDAGNPSGFTTGSTSRSAGATAPLVISLTNPNTAPLTQASLTDNLPSGLVIAQTPAASTTCAGGTVTAQASTAVLSLTGAIIPASGSCTVTVNVLSNITGTYTNTIAAGAVSTLEGVTNDEPTSAELTISSPPEVRKEFSPAAIPSGGTSTMTIDFVNDNDVALTLTAIFTDTLPTSPGAVVVAATPNVSTTCPGAVTAVAGAGSISYANGASIPIGGCSISVDVTATTVGVHTNNIPAGALQTNLGNNPAPANAELTVTTLGYIAGRVFKDHNVTPNGTYESGTDDPINGVTVQLRSGANCSGALISSTSTSATGSYIFTGLAAGTYSVCEPTQPTGTVNGITTAGAILPTNGSTGTAGTASNPTATTSQIIGIVLNGDGGGGEISGSTGNDFAEVVRSSISGRVFRDVNNNGAQNGADTGISGVSIQLLDSGNTVIATATTDANGDYSFTNLDPGTYSVREPTQPASTSNGITTPGTVDNGGTAGTATAVGVVPSVINTIILPPNTAANDNNFAEIPNGRSITGLAFLDYDNDAAEDGVDYGLSGVTVNLTGTDINGAPVSSSTVTLSDGTFSFTGLAEGTYTLSQATQPAGTTNGTTTAGTTGGAASNPTATTSQILNLDLTGANTLSAANLFPEIPSASPDLTIVKTHSPSSFAAGSSTGIFTITPSNIGAAPTSGTITLSDTLPAGLTLASVPSGTGWTCSGTVGGSSFTCTTTSVIAAASNGNAVSLRAQVASGASGQLLTNQAVISGGGEPAGFNGNNTATDTVGIASAATVSGTVWRDDDHDRQIDGGEDLIEGWIVELVLGGTVIDSTTTAADGTYTLTTVSPGSGYEIRFKEPNSGIVFGNAVTNEQGIAPVANTRDTGGSTANGGTNAGNPAGADTTTVTGTLTDLTILAGDNIIEQSLPLDPAGIVYNAVTRTPVQGAVVTITGPGGFNPATDLVGGAPAQAVTTGANGFYQFLLTPGAPAGTYTLAVTTYPAGFTPVPSTLIPVCTGPLTVDAAPDPAEVHDSPNPPDTGDAVQSGGACPASTGAFAPVDQATTQHYFSFVINPAVSGDVVNNHIPLDPINAGDIVISKTTPIVNTNIGQFVPYTITLRNTTANPFTGLDVRDTIPAGFKFVEGSGSLDGVKLQPTVSGRAVTWLNQDLAANQTRKYKMILIVGSGVQPGEYTNRVQAFNGATAVTNLATATVRIIPDPVFDCSDLIGKVFDDTNRNGYQDEGEKGIPNVRLATVNGVLVTTDEHGRYHVACGDIPDEERGSNFIMKVDVRTLPTGYRLTTENPGMVRMTRGKMAKLNFGAAIHRVVRIDMTDEAFISGEIELRPEWKSQLVLLPEQLKSGPSVVRFSYKAEISNEKLAHKRLKNVIKILRQEWKGKDCCHEIMIEEELILPSSKENNKAGAQ